A stretch of Halomonas elongata DSM 2581 DNA encodes these proteins:
- the garD gene encoding galactarate dehydratase: MTHSTSAPRVIRIHPRDNVAVVVGQGGLAAGERLDDGIELKAKVPQGHKVALVALAEGDEVIRYGEVIGTAATAIPQGGHVNETNLHMPTPPALEDLPLATRSAPEVAPLEGYTFEGFRNADGSVGTKNVLGITTSVQCVAGTIDHVVQRIKRELLPRFPNVDDVVGLNHSYGCGVAINAPAAVIPIRTLKHLAQNPNFGDEVMVIGLGCEKLQPSTLVEDRPVKVYENTESADPEANVLSLQDESFQGFEEMIDGIMAMAERHLERLDRRRRETCPVSELRVGMQCGGSDAFSGLTANPAVGFATDLIVRAGGSVMFSEVTEVRDAIHLLTPRAVDRSVGQALVDQMAWYDDYLSQGQADRSANTSPGNKKGGLSNIVEKALGSVIKSGDSPIVDVIGPGERLRKRGLTFAATPASDFICGTLQAAAGMNLQVFTTGRGTPYNLPMTPVIKVSSNSTLARRWHDLIDLDAGRIATGEASIEELGWELFHLILEVASGRRQVAADRLGLYNDLVLFNPAPVT; encoded by the coding sequence ATGACACATTCAACATCGGCTCCTCGGGTAATCCGCATCCATCCGCGTGACAACGTCGCGGTGGTCGTCGGCCAGGGTGGCCTGGCCGCTGGCGAGCGCCTCGACGATGGCATCGAGTTGAAGGCCAAGGTGCCTCAGGGCCACAAGGTGGCATTGGTGGCGCTGGCTGAGGGCGACGAGGTGATCCGCTACGGCGAGGTCATCGGTACGGCAGCCACGGCCATCCCGCAGGGCGGCCACGTCAACGAGACCAATCTGCACATGCCCACGCCGCCGGCGCTGGAGGACTTGCCGCTGGCGACGCGCTCCGCCCCAGAAGTGGCTCCGCTGGAGGGCTACACCTTCGAGGGCTTCCGCAATGCTGATGGCAGCGTTGGCACCAAGAACGTGCTGGGCATCACCACCAGCGTGCAGTGCGTGGCGGGCACCATCGACCATGTGGTCCAGCGTATCAAGCGCGAGCTGCTGCCGCGCTTCCCCAACGTCGATGACGTGGTGGGGCTCAACCACAGCTATGGCTGCGGCGTGGCAATCAATGCACCGGCCGCGGTGATCCCGATCCGCACTCTCAAGCACCTGGCCCAGAACCCCAATTTCGGCGATGAGGTCATGGTCATCGGGCTCGGTTGCGAGAAACTGCAGCCCTCGACCCTGGTCGAGGATCGGCCGGTGAAGGTGTACGAGAACACCGAGTCTGCCGATCCCGAGGCCAATGTGTTGAGCCTGCAGGACGAATCCTTCCAGGGGTTCGAGGAAATGATCGATGGCATCATGGCCATGGCCGAGCGTCACCTCGAGCGTCTCGATCGTCGTCGTCGCGAGACCTGTCCGGTGTCCGAGCTGAGGGTGGGCATGCAATGTGGCGGTAGCGACGCCTTTTCCGGGTTGACCGCCAATCCGGCCGTGGGCTTCGCCACCGATCTGATCGTGCGTGCCGGGGGCAGCGTGATGTTCTCCGAGGTCACCGAGGTACGCGATGCCATCCACTTGCTGACGCCGCGAGCGGTGGACCGCTCGGTCGGCCAGGCGCTGGTCGATCAAATGGCCTGGTACGACGACTATCTCTCCCAGGGGCAGGCGGACCGTAGCGCCAATACCTCGCCCGGTAACAAGAAAGGCGGGCTTTCCAACATCGTCGAGAAAGCGTTGGGCTCGGTCATCAAGTCCGGCGACTCGCCGATCGTCGATGTCATCGGCCCGGGAGAGCGGCTGCGCAAGCGGGGCCTGACCTTCGCTGCCACCCCGGCCAGTGACTTCATCTGTGGCACCCTGCAGGCCGCTGCCGGCATGAACCTGCAGGTTTTCACCACCGGGCGCGGCACGCCCTACAACCTGCCGATGACGCCGGTGATCAAAGTGTCGAGCAATTCCACCCTGGCGCGCCGCTGGCATGACCTGATTGACCTCGATGCCGGGCGTATTGCCACCGGCGAGGCGAGTATCGAGGAACTGGGCTGGGAACTCTTCCACTTGATCCTCGAGGTGGCCAGTGGCCGTCGCCAGGTCGCCGCCGACCGACTCGGCCTGTACAACGACCTGGTGCTGTTCAATCCGGCGCCGGTGACCTGA
- a CDS encoding tripartite tricarboxylate transporter permease, which translates to MFDILSLLDITFFLLAALGALVGIIFGAIPGMTATMAVAVCLPLTYALGLNHGLALLLGLYVGGISGGMVPAVLLNIPGTPSSITTTFDGFPMAQRGEGERALRVCVVASLIGGLISAIVLFLFAPMLAEFSIKFSYVEKFLIILLALTVIASMSRNMLVGIFSGVLGIWLSLIGTYSISDGGNGHTRLMFDFLEPYLFEGFSLLPVLIGIFGIATILLEAEEGVKSGLAGKNIKFGKGSGFSFGIFRGRLTNLVRSSFIGTFVGMLPGVGGSAASVLAYTQERNLSRDSSEMGKGAPQGLIASESANNALTGGALIPLLSLGIPGDSTTAILIGAFTLQGIQVGPLFIPENADTWYVMMIALVFANFVMFFLMFYAIKHIAKVVLVPKYILYPIIVMMCVVGAYAINYGIMFDVWTLLIFGVLGYLIQKVGLEVAPLIIGFILGGQAEVYFVKSLESFGTYSIFFTKSPIAVVLWLLIAASVAFSLVMGMKSRAKRRLETSS; encoded by the coding sequence ATGTTCGATATCCTGTCATTACTCGATATCACCTTCTTCCTGCTGGCAGCCCTGGGGGCCCTGGTCGGGATCATCTTCGGGGCTATCCCCGGGATGACCGCTACCATGGCCGTGGCGGTGTGTCTGCCGCTGACCTACGCGCTCGGTCTCAATCATGGTCTGGCTCTGTTGCTGGGGCTCTATGTGGGGGGCATCTCCGGCGGCATGGTGCCGGCGGTGCTGCTCAACATCCCTGGCACGCCATCCTCGATCACCACCACCTTCGATGGTTTTCCCATGGCCCAGAGGGGCGAGGGCGAGCGTGCCTTGAGGGTCTGTGTGGTGGCTTCGCTGATCGGTGGCCTCATCAGCGCCATCGTGCTGTTCCTGTTCGCGCCGATGCTGGCCGAGTTCTCGATCAAGTTCTCCTACGTCGAGAAGTTTCTGATCATCCTGCTGGCCCTGACCGTCATCGCCTCCATGTCACGCAACATGCTGGTGGGTATCTTCAGCGGCGTGTTGGGCATCTGGCTGAGCCTGATCGGCACCTACAGCATCTCGGACGGCGGCAACGGCCATACCCGCTTGATGTTCGATTTCCTCGAGCCGTACCTGTTCGAGGGCTTCTCCCTGCTGCCGGTGCTGATCGGTATCTTCGGCATCGCTACCATCCTGCTGGAGGCCGAGGAGGGCGTGAAGAGCGGCCTGGCCGGCAAGAACATCAAATTCGGCAAGGGGAGCGGCTTCTCCTTCGGTATCTTCAGGGGACGGCTGACCAATTTGGTACGCTCGTCCTTCATCGGTACCTTCGTCGGCATGCTGCCGGGCGTCGGCGGCAGCGCTGCCTCGGTGCTGGCCTACACCCAGGAGCGTAACCTCTCCCGCGATTCCAGCGAGATGGGCAAGGGCGCACCCCAGGGCCTGATTGCCTCCGAGTCCGCCAACAATGCCCTGACCGGCGGCGCGCTGATCCCGCTGCTGTCGCTCGGCATCCCGGGCGATTCCACCACCGCGATCCTGATCGGCGCCTTCACCCTGCAGGGCATTCAGGTTGGCCCGCTGTTCATCCCGGAGAACGCCGACACCTGGTACGTGATGATGATCGCCCTGGTGTTCGCCAATTTCGTGATGTTCTTCCTGATGTTCTATGCCATCAAGCACATCGCCAAGGTGGTGCTGGTGCCCAAGTACATCCTCTACCCGATCATCGTGATGATGTGTGTGGTCGGCGCCTACGCGATCAATTACGGCATCATGTTCGACGTCTGGACCCTGCTGATCTTCGGCGTGCTGGGCTACCTGATCCAGAAGGTTGGGCTCGAGGTCGCGCCGCTTATCATCGGCTTCATTCTCGGTGGTCAGGCGGAAGTCTACTTCGTGAAGAGTCTGGAGTCCTTCGGCACCTACTCGATCTTCTTCACCAAGAGCCCCATTGCCGTGGTGCTCTGGCTGCTGATCGCCGCGTCTGTGGCCTTCTCCCTGGTGATGGGGATGAAGAGCCGCGCCAAGCGTCGCCTGGAGACTTCCTCATGA
- a CDS encoding tripartite tricarboxylate transporter TctB family protein, whose protein sequence is MESGLSSLLSVSIDFETSHLFFPHIIHWLMGGLFAVILVFNVAPFLAAVRRGERTLPILGESMDKFRFFGTLVLIVVYFYLMSVVGNLFPYTGYGFLFVSMAFLFLMSLMYMHTRTKRKVITAAINALVAPSLAWFILAKLFQITLP, encoded by the coding sequence ATGGAATCAGGACTGTCATCCCTGTTGAGCGTCTCGATCGACTTCGAGACCTCCCATCTGTTCTTTCCCCATATCATTCACTGGCTGATGGGTGGGCTGTTCGCCGTGATCCTGGTGTTTAACGTGGCGCCTTTCCTTGCCGCCGTAAGGCGAGGGGAGCGGACGCTGCCGATCCTGGGCGAGTCCATGGACAAGTTCCGTTTTTTCGGAACCCTGGTGCTGATCGTCGTCTACTTCTATCTGATGTCGGTGGTCGGCAACCTCTTTCCCTATACGGGCTACGGCTTCCTGTTTGTATCGATGGCTTTCCTTTTCCTGATGTCGCTGATGTACATGCACACCAGGACCAAGCGCAAGGTCATCACGGCTGCCATCAACGCACTCGTGGCGCCGAGCCTGGCGTGGTTCATCCTCGCCAAGCTGTTCCAGATCACCCTGCCGTAG
- a CDS encoding ABC transporter substrate-binding protein — MSMPSIYKTLGTSVLMAGMAFGSAAAMAADGPLRGNVRVVIGSTSTGGDTYQNSSIVADALAEHLDINMKVDAVGASSAFRFLDRDSRGNTLMIFHDQSYLGHLYGVQGYDDIFEKYTIGPTVAINPGNAYLVPKDSPYQTLNDVIEAVGNGEEVRVAIQPGGVSEIGFSALKNAIAIEHPGMEDNLVAVNTGSQADKNQQLFDDQADMINGTVQANEQYTRLPEDDQKAMRFLWLTARNSTIEQAPEDGLGQTTREQLLQYVEPNVSVPMGNGDNFTFDKEFFFLYNKDMDQAIVDQIDQALTEIYAEGEIQETQKNSFFIPNFKPSDEAAEYLETKMSVYEDIITNIQ; from the coding sequence ATGAGCATGCCCAGCATCTACAAGACACTTGGAACCTCTGTGCTAATGGCCGGTATGGCCTTCGGCAGCGCCGCCGCCATGGCCGCTGATGGCCCGCTGCGCGGCAACGTCCGCGTGGTGATCGGCTCGACCTCCACCGGGGGCGATACCTATCAGAACTCCAGTATCGTCGCCGATGCCCTGGCCGAACACCTCGATATCAACATGAAGGTGGATGCCGTCGGCGCGAGCTCGGCGTTCCGCTTCCTGGATCGCGATTCCCGCGGCAACACCCTGATGATCTTCCACGATCAGTCCTACCTCGGGCACCTGTACGGTGTTCAGGGGTATGACGACATCTTCGAGAAGTACACCATCGGGCCGACCGTCGCCATCAACCCCGGTAACGCTTATCTGGTACCCAAGGACTCGCCTTACCAGACCCTGAATGACGTGATCGAGGCGGTGGGTAACGGCGAAGAGGTACGCGTCGCCATCCAGCCTGGGGGAGTCTCGGAGATCGGCTTCAGTGCGCTGAAGAACGCCATCGCCATCGAGCATCCGGGCATGGAGGACAACCTGGTGGCCGTCAACACGGGTTCTCAGGCTGACAAGAACCAGCAGCTCTTTGACGACCAGGCTGACATGATCAACGGCACCGTACAGGCCAACGAACAGTACACTCGCCTGCCCGAAGATGATCAGAAGGCCATGCGCTTCCTCTGGCTCACGGCACGCAACAGCACCATCGAGCAGGCGCCGGAAGACGGCCTCGGCCAGACCACTCGTGAGCAGCTGCTGCAGTACGTCGAGCCCAATGTCTCCGTACCCATGGGCAACGGCGACAATTTCACTTTCGATAAGGAATTCTTCTTCCTCTACAACAAGGACATGGATCAGGCCATCGTCGACCAGATCGATCAGGCGCTCACCGAGATCTATGCCGAGGGCGAGATCCAGGAAACCCAGAAGAACTCCTTCTTCATCCCCAACTTCAAGCCGTCTGATGAAGCCGCTGAATACCTGGAGACCAAGATGTCCGTCTACGAGGACATCATCACCAACATCCAGTAA
- the kdgD gene encoding 5-dehydro-4-deoxyglucarate dehydratase, whose product MNFTREDVKQAISDGLLSFPVTDFDAEGRFDAESYSRRLEWFISHEISAVFVAGGTGEFFNLSQDEFREIVRLAVKVVDGKLPVIASAGLSVATGSAFARIAEEEGADGILLMPPYLTECPQDGLVEYARQICDSISISVIYYNRGNGVMKPASVQRLADACPNLIGLKDGKGDMQALNRIIKTVGDRLAYVGGVPTAEIMAEAYLAVGVNTYSSAVFNFVPDMAVTFYKALRAGDSDTVRRISREFFLPFVDLRDNKAGYAVSLIKAGTEIIGRPSGSVRAPLEMPSAEERARLESLVEVAKGF is encoded by the coding sequence GTGAACTTTACACGCGAAGATGTCAAACAGGCGATCAGCGACGGGTTGCTGTCCTTCCCGGTCACCGATTTCGATGCCGAGGGGCGCTTCGATGCCGAGAGCTACAGCCGGCGACTGGAGTGGTTCATCAGCCACGAGATCTCGGCGGTGTTCGTCGCCGGGGGGACCGGGGAGTTCTTCAACCTCTCCCAGGACGAGTTCCGGGAGATCGTACGCCTGGCGGTGAAGGTGGTCGACGGCAAGCTGCCGGTGATCGCCAGCGCTGGCCTCAGCGTGGCCACGGGCAGCGCCTTCGCCAGGATCGCCGAGGAGGAGGGCGCCGACGGTATCCTGCTGATGCCGCCTTATCTGACGGAATGCCCCCAGGACGGCCTGGTCGAGTATGCACGCCAGATTTGTGACTCGATCTCCATCAGCGTGATCTATTACAACCGCGGCAATGGCGTGATGAAACCAGCCTCGGTGCAGCGTCTGGCCGATGCCTGCCCCAACCTGATCGGTCTCAAGGACGGCAAGGGCGACATGCAGGCCCTGAACCGGATCATCAAGACCGTCGGCGATCGACTTGCCTACGTGGGCGGCGTGCCCACCGCCGAGATCATGGCCGAAGCGTACCTGGCCGTCGGAGTGAATACTTACTCCAGCGCGGTGTTCAACTTCGTGCCGGATATGGCGGTGACCTTCTACAAGGCACTGCGGGCTGGCGATAGCGATACGGTGCGACGCATCTCACGCGAGTTCTTCCTGCCTTTCGTCGATCTGCGCGACAACAAGGCCGGCTATGCGGTCAGCCTGATCAAGGCCGGCACCGAGATCATTGGGCGTCCCTCCGGTAGCGTACGCGCGCCACTCGAGATGCCCAGTGCCGAGGAGCGAGCTCGACTGGAATCTCTGGTCGAAGTCGCCAAGGGCTTCTGA
- a CDS encoding AEC family transporter, whose translation MSLIDIFLGTLGITLPVFAMVFIGIGLKRLGWIDQAFVNTASRLVFRGTLPTLIFLSLIGADLENTFNPWLLVFFALATLASFLLSWAWSTWRHPRHLRGVYVQGAFRGNCGIVGMALASGMYGEAGLSIGGLLLGVVILTYNVLSVVVLSFYRPRENGARQVQWRSIAKHILTNPLILAVLLATPLALLEVRLPHWLATTGDYFASLTLPLALICIGATLSTRALKKGYGPALGASTWKMVGIPFMATAAAWSLGFEGRELGVMFLFFASPTAAAAFVMAKAMGGDETLTANIIALTTLMASITITAGVFVLRVAGLI comes from the coding sequence ATGTCCCTGATCGATATTTTCCTCGGCACTCTCGGCATCACCCTTCCCGTCTTCGCCATGGTGTTCATCGGCATCGGTCTCAAGCGCCTGGGCTGGATCGATCAGGCCTTCGTCAACACCGCTTCCAGGCTGGTCTTCCGGGGCACTCTGCCGACTCTCATCTTCCTGAGCCTGATCGGCGCGGATCTGGAAAACACCTTCAACCCCTGGTTGCTCGTCTTCTTCGCCCTGGCGACCCTGGCCAGTTTCCTGTTGTCCTGGGCGTGGTCGACTTGGCGCCATCCCCGTCACCTGCGCGGTGTCTACGTCCAGGGGGCGTTTCGTGGCAACTGCGGCATCGTCGGCATGGCCCTGGCCAGTGGCATGTACGGCGAGGCCGGGCTGTCCATTGGCGGGCTGCTGCTGGGCGTAGTGATCCTGACCTATAACGTTCTGTCGGTGGTCGTGCTCAGCTTCTACCGACCGAGGGAAAACGGTGCACGGCAAGTCCAGTGGCGAAGCATCGCCAAGCATATCCTGACCAATCCCTTGATCCTGGCCGTCCTGCTGGCCACGCCCCTGGCACTGCTCGAGGTTCGGTTACCGCACTGGCTGGCCACCACCGGGGACTATTTCGCCTCGCTGACGCTCCCGCTGGCCCTGATCTGCATTGGTGCCACCCTATCGACCCGCGCCCTGAAGAAGGGATATGGACCCGCACTGGGCGCCAGCACCTGGAAGATGGTCGGCATTCCCTTCATGGCCACAGCGGCGGCCTGGTCACTTGGCTTCGAAGGGCGCGAACTGGGCGTGATGTTCCTGTTCTTCGCCAGCCCCACAGCGGCGGCGGCTTTCGTCATGGCCAAGGCGATGGGCGGCGACGAAACGCTCACCGCCAACATCATCGCCCTCACCACACTGATGGCGAGCATCACGATCACGGCCGGCGTCTTTGTCCTGCGCGTGGCGGGGTTGATCTAG
- a CDS encoding antibiotic biosynthesis monooxygenase family protein, with protein MSFIVNNRVHVNPGYEAEFEARFRARAGEIDKQPGFVAMRVLRPQGNQAPYVVETEWESQEAFRTWVGSDDFKRAHANPMPPEATAEGGGLEQFEVVEGTDTAANV; from the coding sequence ATGAGCTTCATCGTCAATAACCGTGTCCATGTGAATCCTGGCTACGAGGCCGAATTCGAGGCTCGTTTTCGCGCCCGTGCCGGCGAGATCGACAAGCAGCCCGGCTTCGTTGCCATGCGGGTGCTGCGCCCGCAGGGCAACCAGGCTCCCTATGTCGTCGAGACCGAGTGGGAAAGCCAGGAGGCCTTTCGTACCTGGGTGGGCAGCGACGACTTCAAGCGAGCCCACGCCAACCCGATGCCGCCCGAGGCGACAGCTGAGGGCGGTGGCCTCGAGCAATTCGAGGTGGTGGAGGGCACTGATACTGCCGCGAACGTCTAG
- a CDS encoding SixA phosphatase family protein has protein sequence MAETLLIMRHGEARAGSPDPARELTDRGHREAARMAAWLAGRDDLDLSRLRLLTSPYRRAQQTAEHIADALGVTA, from the coding sequence ATGGCTGAAACCCTGTTGATCATGCGCCATGGCGAGGCGAGAGCGGGAAGTCCCGACCCTGCGCGTGAACTGACGGACCGGGGCCATCGCGAGGCGGCCCGCATGGCGGCCTGGCTGGCCGGACGCGATGACCTGGATCTGTCTCGGTTGCGCTTGCTGACGAGCCCGTATCGTCGTGCCCAGCAGACCGCTGAGCACATTGCCGACGCCTTGGGAGTGACCGCGTAG
- a CDS encoding NAD(P)H-dependent glycerol-3-phosphate dehydrogenase encodes MSDECNRVTVLGGGSFGTALASIAADNGFEVRQWLRDPELAAQINREHRNGRYLPDYAINPAVSAYTQLSEALEGSGLVLVAIPSKGFRDVVRQARPWLDPECILVSTTKGIQEEGFKLMSQILEEETGGRHIGVLSGPNLASEVAERQLTATVIASHDPLTRTRVQTALGCDYFRVYASNDRYGVELGGALKNIYAIAAGMAAALGMGENTRSMLMTRALAEMSRFAVAQGANPMTFLGLAGVGDLIVTCSSNLSRNYRVGFALGEGRNLDEAIESLGQVAEGVNTVRLVRDMARQEGVYMPLAEGLYQVLFRDVPARDMARLLMLGEQSSDVEFVLSRENVQRDHRDSGDENG; translated from the coding sequence ATGTCTGACGAGTGCAACAGGGTGACGGTGCTTGGCGGTGGCAGTTTCGGTACCGCGCTCGCCAGTATCGCCGCCGACAATGGCTTCGAGGTGCGTCAGTGGCTGCGCGATCCCGAACTCGCCGCACAGATCAATCGTGAACACCGCAATGGCCGTTATCTCCCCGATTACGCCATCAACCCCGCTGTATCGGCATATACTCAACTGAGTGAAGCGCTCGAGGGCTCGGGCCTGGTGCTGGTGGCGATTCCTTCCAAGGGATTTCGCGACGTGGTACGCCAGGCGCGCCCCTGGCTGGATCCGGAATGCATTCTGGTCAGTACTACCAAGGGCATCCAGGAAGAGGGCTTCAAGCTGATGAGCCAGATCCTGGAGGAGGAAACTGGCGGCCGGCATATCGGGGTGCTCTCGGGGCCCAACCTGGCCTCCGAGGTCGCCGAGCGCCAACTGACCGCCACGGTGATCGCCAGCCATGATCCCTTGACCCGAACCCGCGTCCAGACCGCGCTGGGATGCGACTATTTTCGCGTCTATGCCAGCAACGACCGCTATGGCGTGGAGCTTGGCGGTGCCCTGAAGAACATCTATGCCATCGCCGCGGGGATGGCGGCAGCACTGGGCATGGGGGAGAACACCCGCAGCATGCTGATGACGCGGGCGCTGGCCGAGATGAGCCGCTTCGCCGTGGCCCAGGGCGCCAACCCCATGACCTTTCTGGGACTCGCCGGCGTGGGCGATCTCATCGTTACCTGCTCGTCGAACCTGTCGCGCAACTATCGCGTAGGCTTCGCCCTGGGCGAGGGGCGCAACCTCGACGAGGCAATCGAATCGCTCGGCCAGGTGGCCGAGGGCGTCAACACGGTACGACTGGTGCGTGACATGGCTCGGCAGGAAGGCGTCTACATGCCGCTTGCCGAAGGACTTTATCAAGTGCTGTTCCGGGATGTGCCGGCCAGGGACATGGCGCGTCTGCTGATGCTGGGCGAACAGAGCAGCGACGTGGAATTCGTCTTATCCAGGGAGAATGTGCAGCGCGATCACCGAGATTCCGGAGACGAGAATGGCTGA
- a CDS encoding NAD(P)(+) transhydrogenase (Re/Si-specific) subunit beta: MLSQGFVSAAAIAASVLFILSLGGLSNQEKAKRAVWYGIVGMAVAVLFTAFGPGIGGYWWMVPMMIIGAGIGVYVAKKVDMTEMPQLVAALHSFVGLAAVFVGFNADLERRRVLAADGASEGFSAFAALVAEKTPAELTFLQIEVVLGVFIGAVTFTGSVIAFGKLAGKVDGKPRQLPGGHLLNAGAAVLALLLAILYLNGAGFWTLLLLAALALFIGYHLIMGIGGADMPVVVSMLNSYSGWAAAAIGFTLSNDLLIVTGALVGSSGAILSYIMCKAMNRNFINVILGGFGGSQGPAAEIEGEQVAIDTGGVASALNDADRVIIVPGYGMAVAQAQNAVSELTRKLRSAGKDVRFGIHPVAGRLPGHMNVLLAEAKVPYDIVLEMDEINDDFADTDVVIVIGSNDIVNPAAQEDPNSPIAGMPVLRVWEAKQVFVCKRGQGTGYSGIENPLFFKENTRMLYGDARSSIDTLVPLIE, encoded by the coding sequence ATGTTGAGTCAAGGATTCGTGTCCGCCGCGGCGATCGCGGCGAGTGTATTGTTCATCCTCTCGCTCGGGGGGTTGAGTAACCAGGAAAAGGCCAAGCGCGCGGTGTGGTACGGCATCGTCGGTATGGCCGTGGCCGTGCTGTTCACCGCCTTCGGGCCAGGGATCGGCGGCTACTGGTGGATGGTACCGATGATGATCATCGGGGCCGGTATCGGCGTCTATGTGGCGAAGAAGGTCGACATGACCGAGATGCCGCAGCTGGTGGCGGCGCTGCACAGTTTCGTCGGCCTGGCGGCGGTGTTCGTCGGCTTCAATGCCGATCTGGAACGTCGTCGCGTACTGGCCGCCGATGGCGCCAGCGAGGGCTTCTCGGCCTTTGCCGCCCTGGTTGCCGAAAAGACGCCGGCAGAGCTGACCTTCCTGCAGATCGAGGTGGTACTGGGGGTCTTCATCGGCGCGGTGACCTTTACCGGTTCGGTAATCGCCTTCGGCAAGCTGGCCGGCAAGGTCGATGGCAAGCCGCGTCAGCTGCCCGGTGGGCATCTGCTCAATGCCGGTGCGGCGGTGCTGGCACTGCTGCTGGCCATTCTCTACCTGAACGGCGCCGGTTTCTGGACGCTGTTGCTGCTGGCCGCATTGGCCTTGTTCATCGGTTATCACCTGATCATGGGCATCGGCGGCGCCGACATGCCGGTGGTGGTGTCGATGCTCAACAGCTATTCCGGTTGGGCGGCGGCAGCCATCGGCTTCACGCTCTCCAATGACCTGCTGATCGTCACCGGTGCTCTGGTGGGTTCCTCGGGTGCCATCCTCTCCTACATCATGTGCAAGGCGATGAACCGCAACTTCATCAACGTGATTCTGGGAGGCTTCGGCGGCAGTCAGGGACCGGCCGCGGAGATCGAAGGCGAACAGGTGGCCATCGATACCGGTGGCGTGGCCAGCGCTCTGAACGATGCCGACCGCGTGATCATCGTGCCGGGCTATGGCATGGCGGTGGCCCAGGCGCAGAACGCCGTGAGCGAACTGACCCGCAAGCTGCGCAGCGCCGGTAAGGACGTGCGCTTCGGCATCCATCCCGTGGCGGGGCGCTTGCCGGGGCACATGAACGTGCTGCTGGCCGAGGCCAAGGTGCCTTACGACATCGTGCTGGAAATGGACGAGATCAACGACGACTTCGCCGATACCGATGTGGTGATCGTCATCGGCTCCAACGATATCGTCAATCCGGCTGCCCAGGAGGACCCCAACAGCCCCATCGCCGGCATGCCGGTGCTGCGGGTCTGGGAAGCCAAGCAGGTCTTCGTCTGCAAGCGAGGTCAGGGAACCGGTTACTCCGGTATCGAGAACCCGCTGTTCTTCAAGGAGAACACGCGCATGCTCTACGGCGACGCCCGTTCGAGCATCGATACCCTGGTGCCGCTGATCGAGTGA